The Panulirus ornatus isolate Po-2019 chromosome 56, ASM3632096v1, whole genome shotgun sequence genomic interval TTGAGCAGTGTTTAGCCAGAcctttctcatcttttttgaaaTAGAATAACAGTAATTTGGCAACAATATAAAGAAGGTATGGGGAATGCAGTTGATTAAATAATATTGGGAAGacaaaatttttctcttttttgtggcACTGTAATATGATGAATTTATCTACACCTACAATGACTGCTCAGCTCAGCTCGTAAGAATACCGAGGAGTAGATCTTTCATGGCAGTGAATTTACCAATGTTGTTAGGCAAGCTAGTCACATTATAATCTTGGTAGAAATGTGGACAAGTATAACTCTTACCACAGCTGAATGTGGAATATCCACTTCAgtaaatcaaaacaaaaatgatTTCCTGGATTAAGGCTGCTTTTGCAGTGTTCAGttctttctttgttgttttgGTAAATAACGAGAATGTCTATGGCGTCCCACATAGTTTCACAGATGAGGATAATTTTTTGGTCTAGATGAAGTATTGTAATTAAGGAAAGTGCGAGTTATTTCAGAAAATTTATGAAACAGTATTATCAACATAAGCCACCATTACATGACCTCAGAATCACAGGGTATTAGCTTCATTGTTTGAGATGTTTATAGGGACagtatttacatttttcttttgggAAGCAGCACAGTGCGATGTTGGTCCAGTTGTACCACAGTCCTGTAGCAGCATTTCTTGTAAGATCTTAATCTATAAATGGAATTCTTAACCGGTGGGATATAATTCTAAAATCAGAATGAAATTATTAGACCAAAATTAAGTAAAATCACACTAGTCTTCAGCAAATTCAAGTTTCCATTTAGATTGTACTTTTATGTGTTACATTTAACACATCTCTATTACTTATGCTCAACTTTGGTAGGTATGCCATGTATAGCATTGTAAGGTAAAGAATATTTATATTAAAATTAACAGTCTTTGGTAACTGGCAATATCTAATCATTTTTCTGCCAGTCTCAAGCCTTTAACATATTTCCTATCTCTATAACAAATTATATATGTAATTAACACttcaaaaaatgtatataataaatTTATCTGCATACATTTTGCCATGTCAATTTGTCATATGCATATATcataataaatattttaaaatttactttctttggAGCTAATTATTTCCTCATGAATTACTTCTCATTTATAATGTGTAGAAATAATGAAAAGCTATTTCGTAAGAACTAACCAAGATTTGGGACCTATGGAAACAGTGGATAAGTATGTGCATTTTTTATTAAAAGCAGATTTATTCAAGATATAtgtaggggggctggaaatcctcccctctcattttttttcattttccaaaagaaggaacagagggggccaggtgaggatattcaaaaaaggcccagtcctctgttcttaacgctacctcgctaacgcgggaaatggcgaatagtttaaaagaaaagaaaaatatgtaggaaagaaagaatacatcccatgtattctatgcgttgtagaaggcaactaaaggggtggGAGaatgggggctggaaactctcccttcCATATATATTTAATTTCTTAAAGTTGGAACAGAAAGAGCtgagcaaggagtgctcatcctcttctaaGACTCAGGCTGGGTTGTCTTAGCGTGTGGATGTAACAGAGATGCAAAGAAGGgcgagatgggtagtatgtttaaggagagGAACCTAGGTGTTCTAACTCTTGGTAAAACAATGCTtaagtggaagaatggtttggatatgtcttTAGGTAAAGTCAGGAGTTTGTGTGAGGGCGAGACCAAAGGAATAGGTAACACTGCTAGAGAAATAAGAGTTTTGGGAATGTGTGAGAGTGTAtggaagtgagccccagactgatgtttaaaaaaaaaagttgactgtGAGcagtggatgattattagtgattAAGCACCTGGAGATGAGAGGACTTAaaaagagaggcaagtgctttgggagaagCTTAGTGATTGTGTTAGCAGCTGTGGTGAAAGGGATCAAGTATTAGTGATGAGCAATTTGAATGCAAGAATGGCTAAtatcagttgagggtataactggggggcaTGAAGTATGCTTTTCTTACTGCTGCTGGCATTGTCACACAAAGCACTTGAAAACACTTTAACtcccacaactcattcttcataacgcTACATTTTCCTGTGATAAGCACAAGCCCTGCCatatggcaaaatggtaggagcaatagtttgatgtagtaggcaggaacattagacaggagcatcaggcagaaacataaggttgaagtagtaggaagaaacattaggcaggaatatggGGTAAACACAATAGGAATATTGAGTAAACACAATAAGTAGATATTTCTACCTATtgtgtcagtaggaacattaggtaggacccTCTAgagacactgtgctagagttgccctctgccagtggcctgttgagggtgaggtgctagatgctatgaagtggcactggagttcacctgttatcgagacttttgccatggccaaccccttgaggaagttcatagagggtacaggcatcagagatatacatagatatacagatTGAATATCTTGAAACCAATGGAACAGATAATGCCAGTGTTATGGTTGGCCCTGATAATGGAGTCTTCAAGACACTGAAAGTTCACGTACCTTCTTTAATATCAGTAAGATGTACTTGCCATTCCCTCCAGTTAGCAGTGACTGTCCCATCAGAAACTTTCTCAAGCTGAGAATTTCTTATTGCTGAAACTTGTAAGTGATTTACACTTACAACAGTTTGCCAACTTCTTGAAAAATCTTTTTATGAGATTATGAATGATGGAAAGAATCCATTAAAGATTACTATTAACTGTTTCACTAGATGGCTTGATTTAAAGACACAGTATGAAATTGTTAGGGTACATGAAAAGGTTACACAGCATGAGTTTTGTAGGGCATATTCAGTGATGAAACTAATCTTGCATAATTTTAATCTTGCATCCAATTTTAGTTGAAATTCAAAGTGAATATGCTATTTCATCTGAAGTGATGaaatttttttcaatgatttaaCTCATCAAATCATTTGTCCCAAAAGTGGATACCCTAGTATCCAACATATCAGAGTATCTTAATCCACAAAAAGGTAAAAATTAAATAATGCTTGTAAGGTACCAGATGAAGAGGAAATGGCATTAAAGCAATCACTAGGGAGGCTGCCAAAAAATAGCATTTTTAGGAAAGTAGTGCTAggatgtgcaagagatgtatgtggcatgcaaaaggcaagagaagggcagattagaaactaTAGTCAATGGTAGGTGGAAGCAGTAAATTtgctagtgaaagataaaagggaggtgtttgggcagtacttgcagggaaagagtgcaataATTGGGGAATGTATAACAAAAATTGGTGGGAGGTCGTTAGGAAGGTGCAGcggttgaaaaaagggcaaatgagagttggggtgaacaagTATCAaagaactttagggagaataagatgttttggaaagtgataaaaaaatgagagaacaaaAAATAGGAACACTGTAGAGGGGTGatagggggaagtgataacaggtaggaatgaagtgtttaggagatggagtattttgatggattgttgaatgtctttaacgatagtgtggcagatgtagggtgtttggattggggtggtatgtgaagtgagagagttatggagaacAGTTTGGTAAGGAGAGATGACATGGTGAAaacctaccattttgccaaatgcaGGGCAAGCACAGTGCTTACTGtaggaaaaatctagagttacaaagaatgaactttgttaagtgttgtcaagtgttatgtgtgacaaggagagattgtatcattgtggacagaatgccaaaagTCCACAAGtgagaggcaaaaagaaaagacagctacttgggtctaAGGAGTGCAACTTCAAAACAACTTGAGTGCAGGAGTAAACTTTTAAGTTTCTACGATACAATTCCTGATTAGTTAAAAAACAAAAGTTAATATATTTTACATTGATTAGTAACAGGAaatacgtacacaaacacacaaaacacaagggAAAATAAAACGACCATTTAATAATGGAACATTTATATGTCTGGAAAAGACTTTTGATATGATCagtacttttttttaatttttgataaCCTTTCcccatgttagcaagatagcaacaggaacaaacaaaaggccacatcagctcatATCTATTctgaagctgtcatgtgtaatgcactgaaaatagaaaatgatagTAAAGTTGGCCCAGTATCATAAGAGGGCCATATACAAATAAGTAATGGTAAATATCGTATTGGTTAAGATAAATCTGTGTAAAATCTAAGCAACTGTCTCAAAGTTGTACTTGAAAGGAATGTTTTGTGACATATCCTTCCACTTTTCCATCCAGCATTGGAACTTTTCCTCAAGGGCTGGGGTGAAGTAGTTGGACCAGTCACCAGTAATACCTGTGGATGAATGGTGTGGTTTTACCGAGAGGAAACAATACTATCCAGGAGTGGAAATATATGACAAAATATTATTATAGACGAATAAGCAATAAAGCATGGCAACAGTAAAATCAATTGTCATAATGTCAGATTCAGTGAAAATGTTATATCAGTAGAGAGTTTCTTATAGAAAATGTACCTTTCCTGACAAAGTCTTGTTCCCCTTCTCTGAACCGACCAATCTCAACACAGGCCTTTGTTGGGTTGGTTGTAGGTCGTGCTTTCATGTTGGAGAATTTGGTATGTTCAGCCACATCTTGGAGCTGTTTGTCAGTAAGCCCCGTACCTAGGAATTTATTAATGCGCCGTAACTCCCTTATGATATCTTCTTTCATATCTTCATAAAAAAGGAAGAGGACACTAGGGTGGTCTTTCTTTTCCCAGCCCTCAGCAATATGTTGCCAGAAAGGTCCTAATGTAACTAAAGGAAGAGAATACATGTTAGTCCATGTATCATCTGATGATCATTTACTTTGTATCAGTAAGGGTATTATTTGCATGAAAAATCACAAAATGTGGCAATGATTATACTACATCCACAACTTTACACCTGTAGAGAAAACCTAAGGATAGACCACTTACTAAGATCTCTACAAAAGTAATCAAGGAATTCTGGGAAGCTTCCTTGAAAATCTGACACTTTCACAAGCCTTTGTTGATGGTAATAGGAGACGCATGTGTCCTTTGGGTTCCTGGCCACATAAATCACCTGCATGTaggacatatttcatttttatgaaAAAGGGACCTGGTGTATCATACTACTAGCTAGAAGGATGAAGGAAATAACCTCATGGCTAGTAACAAAGAGGTTGGAACTAGGACTAAAAGAAATGTTGGGTACTTCAGTTATTCTATGTTATGAAGGTACATAGTGATAAACTATATAAAACAGCTATTTcttgaatacatatacatataagatgATTACCTTTTTATATGATGTCGACAGAGGGTCCCTAAAATACAGCCCCAAAATTTTTAATGGGTACAAGAATCCTAGAAACAGTTTGCTCTTACCATGCAGTTGTCTTTGGCTACATTCTTCCATCCACTAATAGTATTAAAAGTGTTAATTCAGTTAGGTCCCTtaatgtttttttcattttcttagctGCATGTTTGAACAGTATTATCTTTTGCACAAGGAAAATTAAAAAGGTATTCATCTGTGTTATGTAACTTAAAAATTAAGAATAAATGAAAACCAGCTTGAACCCTTTGCCtgcatttttatttctttattacagAGGAGATGTCCTGAAGTGTCAATAATactaaaaaaattaataatttgACTTTTCTGTTACTTTTCAATATCTAAAGGAAGTGGATTTTCTATATATGGCACTATGATTCCTTGAAATCCATAATGGATATCGTTACCAAGAACATAAAAATACTGTTTAGCAGCTTACTGTATAACCTCTGGACCTCTGTGGTTAAGGGCATACATTTAAACTGatagccatttcccatgttagcgaggtgaaGAAAGCATACATCCACTAGGAACCATAAGATTGGCTGGACTCTGTCAAAATTACATTTAAAAAAATGACTGtgcacacaggaaatggcaagagAACTTCTCTGAAAAAGATGAGTGAGGTttaagtaggtgtatggtgcttgtaagatggCACGACTAGTCCAGTAGTCCCATTTTGGTGAGATCAGCAATCATAATGTGGAGGGTGTAAGAGAGTTCTGAgcaccactttaatgctcctcagtcaggatggtagtaccaCCCCAGGTGTCAAGAACCTAATACcaaccagatatatatatctaaaaatagTATTATCCATAGCAttaaaaagaataacaaaatttAAGACTGTGCATCTTATACAAACAGATGAacagagagatggaaagagataTACAAATAGGCAGCTTGATAATGTGGACTTCACCTTAGAAGTATCAAGAAGTGTAGGGTTGAGGAGTGAGAAGGGGAGATGAGTTTTGATGGTGCGGGGTGAAGAAACACTGTTCATTAAGTTCAAGTAAAATCCTTCCTTAATGGGGTCCTCATGTTTTTCCATCCACTCCCTCATGGGCTTGAGTTCATAACGTTCAAGTGAGTCAAATCTATGAAAAAGCAGGGGGTTAAGAGAATTTCATATTCATCCTTTTTGTACAATACTAACAAATCAAACCCCATAATGACACTTGAGGACTGtgcactaaaaagaaaaaatataagcatGTTTAATCTAAACAGGGTGTTCTCCTCTTAGATCATGTTATAATACTGGTAGAACCATCAATTTTATGAATGCCTTTAAGGGTTTTCCATAATCTAAAATAGAATGATCAGTAAACTGTAATTTTGAGTGATAAACAAAGCTGATGCAGCCTACGAGAGAGCTAGAGAATTTTATACATGCTACAACACAACAGATAAAGTAAATATACTAGTACATAATCTAAAGgagtgccactgtggtaattataGTTTGTAGTGTCATTGACAAtcagtaaacaatggaaaagttGAGAATGAGGATGTTGCATAAATATACAATAAAACGAGGAATTATTTGTCTTTTCAATGTTAACTGGTAGTATATTCAATGTACAAATTGGATGCTTTTATGCAAATTAGCCTATCAGTACTGTTGAATACTTAAAAAAATCCAGTTTCAAGAATCTTTTGATGACTGCTGACACGAAACAATAATCTCCGTTTGCAGTAATATATGAAATTTAAGTGGCAAGTGAACTATGTGAAAGATATCTTTTTTACTTTGAGTGGTATGCTGGGAAAGAAGCAAATGTATCAATAGGTATATTTATGtaagctcaatttttttttcttcaattataCAGATTCTTAAGGAATAATTTCCAAGTTGCTCACTTAAAAGCTCAAATATAAGATTTTTACATTTCCTTAATTGATTATGTACACAACAAAAATACTATCCATGCAATTGTTAGACAATATGACAACACACAACGAGTTTTGACAAATGCTCTAAGGTCTTGCCTCACACTCATAGACCTGTTTTCCttctatatatttctcaagtttcaaaatacatataatacaaTGTAGGGTATATCGTTTTCAAACGGTTATAATGCATTATTTATTCTTAATTTTGAGAGAAATTACTAGAGAGCATCTTTCATGATGATTAAGAAATACGTCCCTTACTAatgcttaccaaccctacccagaGTCAACAGTGTTCATTTTGAACTCCATAAGACACACCTGTAAAAAGATAATCTATTTTGTATGGCATACATGAAATGGAGACTTACTCAAAAAAGGGGGACCTAACCCCGAGTTCGGTTGAACTGTCCAGTTGCCCACCATTCCTCATGGTCCACACAATCTCTTGTGTCCAAGTGGTGCCACACCTTGGATGGGTCATCACCAATACATCATCAGGCTTGAATCTACAGAGAATGAAGGCAGCGGTTTGGAAGGTAAAGATCATGgtatgagagagaaaaatgacATTGAGAGGTGTGGATAATAGTCTGAGCGGTTTGGATGGCACAGGAGTTTATCAGATTACAAATAACGGAGTCATGAAAAACAATTTGATCGGTGGGGTTGATGGTATTAGAGGTAAATGTCCAATACCTTCAAAAGTAATGAAAATTATGTGATAAGTAAAGACAGCATCCTTGCACAGGTGCCTTTTTCATTCATCTTTACACATTTCCTCATTTGGCTATGTGAACACTGCCATATCCCGTACATTACTCATGACAGTTCTACAGTAGATGTGAGCGATTGTGGCCACTgtttgtctcttcctggcacAACATCACAAACACGGGAAATACAATTATGGAATAAATAGTTTAAAGTATGTAGATATCTATATCATGCTAAATATCACTGAATAACCATTAGGTTCTTGTGCTTCACGAATTTCATGAGAACTAAACACAGTAGCCACACTTTTACAATAGGTTgtttcattctttcttcacttctaGACACTACTGTTAATTCTCTTTACTTTCTTAATTTTCA includes:
- the LOC139765966 gene encoding sulfotransferase 1C4-like; the protein is MERTFPYKIEPLEEELMKEIEQKFLAYSCQGLVRVEGSGYVFPSTYAKYASTYYNYQFKPDDVLVMTHPRCGTTWTQEIVWTMRNGGQLDSSTELGVRSPFFEFDSLERYELKPMREWMEKHEDPIKEGFYLNLMNSVSSPRTIKTHLPFSLLNPTLLDTSKVIYVARNPKDTCVSYYHQQRLVKVSDFQGSFPEFLDYFCRDLITLGPFWQHIAEGWEKKDHPSVLFLFYEDMKEDIIRELRRINKFLGTGLTDKQLQDVAEHTKFSNMKARPTTNPTKACVEIGRFREGEQDFVRKGITGDWSNYFTPALEEKFQCWMEKWKDMSQNIPFKYNFETVA